A genomic region of Drosophila kikkawai strain 14028-0561.14 chromosome X, DkikHiC1v2, whole genome shotgun sequence contains the following coding sequences:
- the LOC108080021 gene encoding decapping and exoribonuclease protein Rai1-like isoform X1 produces the protein MYDYCLKQKDGATRLTQQSGMELTDIRLRSIVQFDPIKKSFEQSQNLKYFRQPNDLEYPLDLNRGYDEFTHRCGVFPDPFDQVQHYLMHVDQTKQVLQQTDFILHRHTLRIFIDASPVVPRAYRFQAFRFKGCIFIKLLDDMDNEAVLRHSYAFKARQYLLTERLGEDPDTDTPIDQRMQQYGMFSAKIGQFRLLYTGEVTGLSNTEPLGDLTDQQELDKCRQTNIRVVREQISWRSTFRYDVWVRQAYLSGVHQLVVASFDDHGQVVRPIEVESMETLLKQSDRLNIGNRVQRIHQFLEMISQKLEDLDNPAVSVRFQLIGENLVFEEALDTEFIDYVNQL, from the exons atgtatgacTATTGCCTGAAGCAAAAGGATGGGGCCACCCGATTGACACAG CAGAGCGGCATGGAGTTGACTGACATTCGTCTGCGCAGCATTGTGCAGTTCGATCCGATCAAAAAGTCATTCGAGCAGAGCCAAAACCTTAAGTACTTCCGGCAGCCAAACGATTTGGAGTACCCGCTTGATCTAAACCGGGGCTATGACGAGTTTACCCATCGATGCGGCGTCTTTCCCGACCCATTCGACCAGGTGCAGCACTACCTAATGCATGTGGATCAAACGAAGCAGGTGCTGCAGCAGACTGACTTCATTCTCCATCGGCATACACTCAGAATATTCATAGATGCCTCACCTGTGGTGCCCAGGGCCTATCGCTTTCAGGCCTTTCGTTTTAAGGGCtgcatttttataaagttaCTTGACGATATGGATAATGAAGCGGTATTACGGCATTCCTATGCCTTCAAGGCACGCCAGTATCTACTGACAG AGCGTCTGGGGGAGGATCCCGACACGGACACACCAATTGATCAAAGGATGCAGCAGTATGGCATGTTCTCCGCCAAAATCGGCCAGTTCCGGCTGCTATACACTGGCGAGGTCACGGGCCTGTCCAACACCGAACCTCTTGGTGATCT TACCGATCAACAAGAGTTGGACAAGTGTCGCCAGACTAACATACGGGTCGTTAGGGAGCAGATTTCCTGGCGCTCTACCTTTCGTTACGACGTTTGGGTTAGACAGGCCTATTTGAGCGGCGTCCATCAACTGGTTGTGGCCAGCTTCGATGACCACGGACAGGTGGTGCGGCCAATCGAAGTGGAATCTATGGAAACCCTGCTTAAG CAGAGCGATAGACTAAACATCGGGAACCGCGTCCAGCGTATACACCAGTTCCTGGAGATGATCAGTCAGAAGCTGGAGGATCTCGACAATCCGGCTGTGAGCGTTAGGTTCCAACTTATCGGCGAGAACCTGGTCTTCGAGGAGGCCCTCGACACCGAGTTTATTGATTATGTAAATCAACTATAG
- the LOC108080021 gene encoding decapping and exoribonuclease protein Rai1-like isoform X2 produces MYDYCLKQKDGATRLTQQSGMELTDIRLRSIVQFDPIKKSFEQSQNLKYFRQPNDLEYPLDLNRGYDEFTHRCGVFPDPFDQVQHYLMHVDQTKQVLQQTDFILHRHTLRIFIDASPVVPRAYRFQAFRFKGCIFIKLLDDMDNEAVLRHSYAFKARQYLLTERLGEDPDTDTPIDQRMQQYGMFSAKIGQFRLLYTGEVTGLSNTEPLGDLTDQQELDKCRQTNIRVVREQISWRSTFRYDVWVRQAYLSGVHQLVVASFDDHGQVVRPIEVESMETLLKSDRLNIGNRVQRIHQFLEMISQKLEDLDNPAVSVRFQLIGENLVFEEALDTEFIDYVNQL; encoded by the exons atgtatgacTATTGCCTGAAGCAAAAGGATGGGGCCACCCGATTGACACAG CAGAGCGGCATGGAGTTGACTGACATTCGTCTGCGCAGCATTGTGCAGTTCGATCCGATCAAAAAGTCATTCGAGCAGAGCCAAAACCTTAAGTACTTCCGGCAGCCAAACGATTTGGAGTACCCGCTTGATCTAAACCGGGGCTATGACGAGTTTACCCATCGATGCGGCGTCTTTCCCGACCCATTCGACCAGGTGCAGCACTACCTAATGCATGTGGATCAAACGAAGCAGGTGCTGCAGCAGACTGACTTCATTCTCCATCGGCATACACTCAGAATATTCATAGATGCCTCACCTGTGGTGCCCAGGGCCTATCGCTTTCAGGCCTTTCGTTTTAAGGGCtgcatttttataaagttaCTTGACGATATGGATAATGAAGCGGTATTACGGCATTCCTATGCCTTCAAGGCACGCCAGTATCTACTGACAG AGCGTCTGGGGGAGGATCCCGACACGGACACACCAATTGATCAAAGGATGCAGCAGTATGGCATGTTCTCCGCCAAAATCGGCCAGTTCCGGCTGCTATACACTGGCGAGGTCACGGGCCTGTCCAACACCGAACCTCTTGGTGATCT TACCGATCAACAAGAGTTGGACAAGTGTCGCCAGACTAACATACGGGTCGTTAGGGAGCAGATTTCCTGGCGCTCTACCTTTCGTTACGACGTTTGGGTTAGACAGGCCTATTTGAGCGGCGTCCATCAACTGGTTGTGGCCAGCTTCGATGACCACGGACAGGTGGTGCGGCCAATCGAAGTGGAATCTATGGAAACCCTGCTTAAG AGCGATAGACTAAACATCGGGAACCGCGTCCAGCGTATACACCAGTTCCTGGAGATGATCAGTCAGAAGCTGGAGGATCTCGACAATCCGGCTGTGAGCGTTAGGTTCCAACTTATCGGCGAGAACCTGGTCTTCGAGGAGGCCCTCGACACCGAGTTTATTGATTATGTAAATCAACTATAG
- the LOC108080001 gene encoding uncharacterized protein, whose translation MNPLPDFETLMINDSVIDDVIAKMSSVLEEATLQQLKQVWRSKMQKNLQVEPTDQVPNKDTETPDDTTKKDVKEEPVPLQQASDNVTNKSPKPIPVTGANPLGIKWALQEIELPPLQVRRTNRAIGHALQLDGGLAPIKEETSEEDDDEIEDELPQPEARGDDESLNSGDDPTGEDAVRDDAFESDNVIACQYNRVSHYCEKWKFEFQDGVMHLNGKDYVFKQMRGEANWFPGCFGSFTPPPPLFEDIDFHQCFTEPGEGQALEGGEYWKGDTQDETSGIGVSADDRHSSKAPPGVETLNWIVCRRQD comes from the exons ATGAATCCCTTGCCGGACTTCGAGACCTTGATGATTAACGATTCCGTGATCGACGATGTGATTGCCAAAATGTCCAGTGTCTTGGAGGAGGCGACGCTGCAGCAGTTGAAGCAAGTTTGGCGCTCCAAGATGCAAAAGAACCTGCAGGTAGAACCCACCGACCAGGTTCCCAATAAGGACACCGAAACCCCCGATGACACCACCAAGAAAGACGTGAAGGAGGAGCCTGTGCCACTACAGCAGGCATCTGACAACGTGACCAACAAATCTCCAAAACCCATCCCTGTGACCGGTGCCAATCCTCTAGGGATCAAGTGGGCGCTTCAGGAGATCGAGTTGCCCCCACTTCAGGTCCGACGCACGAATAGGGCTATTGGACATGCCTTGCAGCTGGACGGTGGCCTGGCACCCATCAAGGAAGAAACTTCGGAAGAAGACGACGATGAGATCGAAGATGAGTTGCCACAGCCAGAAGCTCGTGGCGATGACGAGTCTCTCAACAGTGGCGACGACCCCACCGGCGAGGATGCCGTCAGAGACGATGCGTTCGAGTCGGACAACGTGATCGCGTGCCAATATAATAGGGTCTCCCATTACTGCGAAAAGTGGAAGTTCGAATTCCAAGACGGAGTGATGCACCTCAACGGCAAGGACTATGTGTTCAAGCAAATGCGCGGTGAGGCAAATTG GTTTCCAGGATGTTTCGGCTCGTtcacaccaccaccaccgcttTTCGAGGACATTGACTTTCACCAGTGCTTCACAGAACCTGGCGAAGGTCAGGCACTTGAAGGGGGGGAATATTGGAAGGGTGATACGCAAGACGAAACCTCTGGTATCGGAGTTTCCGCAGATGATAGGCACAGCTCAAAGGCACCACCGGGTGTCGAGACACTGAACTGGATAGTCTGTCGTCGTCAGGATTGA
- the LOC108080000 gene encoding ataxin-2 homolog, with translation MPLIRILAAITCCLLATGSGEELDAVVVATNKAADKAEGVATTKLTASVVEDSKSKTEKRDSSDQTGAVFAGPSSSKEPPFRPIYPSAGSYFEAATAETQTPIFGPTTVRYTAAEAAPQTFYERKPPTLQYSHQGASPHHRFSFAVPPQVALYQRPTGIKPPIFNYGDPEQEPPQPQQQQHHHHHQHQQQPSPPQQQKLQQRIQYIIAIPLSYMRQLQQQQQLQQQQQFISGGSTSSTSSTAAPLPSTRHPLVQLLGPLARDHQGLYRPYYQSDAASAPTAGPTVASSPLQPQQHQQQQQYLQIPTSLLLAAAQQLQQHHQQQHQQQVAAYAKASAQPALSPPAQYIYQQVPAPQAQLQLQRIFLQPPQPQTPTIYAEQQPGPLYAYPLQHQQQQQHQHQQQHHLKQSQQQQQQHKYTPAAPTAATTSTTSSTATAAATTSAATSEAAAAATATRQQHLPVVHYNPLYVQAPAEHQQQQHQFSILPRFSNNNPKGYEAAGPAPASIPIHIVRLSPGNGPPIHHYHHYQPAAALLHPFQYHHHPAPQQQQQQQYLSTYAEDGPKTGSPSGSGTTLAGPTPASGMTGASPAIIPYFSHPGAVHYGTHLYHPGAATAVGAAGVASGSGVGGGAASSPKQQSTATSGGQLPGGSNNIVKYP, from the exons ATGCCGCTCATACGG ATCCTGGCCGCCATTACCTGCTGCCTTTTGGCCACCGGCAGCGGCGAGGAGCTCGATGCCGTCGTCGTGGCCACCAACAAGGCTGCGGATAAGGCCGAGGGCGTGGCCACCACCAAGCTGACGGCCAGCGTTGTCGAGGACTCCAAGAGCAAGACGGAGAAAAGGGACTCCTCGGATCAGACAG GTGCCGTCTTCGCAGGACCCTCATCCTCCAAAGAGCCACCGTTCCGTCCGATTTATCCCTCCGCCGGCAGCTACTTCGAGGCTGCCACAGCGGAGACACAGACGCCCATCTTTGGACCGACCACAGTGCGCTACAcggcggcggaggcggcgCCTCAG aCATTCTATGAACGAAAACCGCCAACGCTGCAGTACTCCCACCAGGGGGCGTCACCGCATCACCGCTTTAGCTTCGCAGTGCCACCGCAAGTGGCGCTTTATCAGCGGCCAACGGGCATAAAGCCACCAATTTTCAATTACGGCGACCCAGAGCAGGAGCCACcccagccgcagcagcagcagcatcaccaccaccaccagcaccagcaacagccGTCGCCGCCGCAACAGCAGAAGCTGCAGCAGCGCATCCAGTACATTATAGCCATACCGCTCTCCTATATGCGGCagttgcagcaacagcaacagcttcagcagcagcagcagtttaTTAGCGGTGGCAGCACCTCTAGCACCTCCAGCACGGCTGCACCATTGCCCTCCACCCGGCATCCGCTGGTACAGCTACTGGGACCGCTGGCCCGTGATCACCAGGGTCTTTATCGACCCTACTATCAGTCGGATGCAGCCAGTGCCCCAACAGCGGGACCTACAGTGGCTTCGTCGCCAttgcagccgcagcagcaccagcagcagcagcaataccTGCAGATTCCCACCAGCCTTCTGCTGGCTGCTGcccagcaactgcagcagcatcaccagcaacagcatcagcagcaggtgGCAGCCTATGCCAAGGCCTCAGCCCAGCCGGCACTTTCTCCGCCCGCCCAGTATATATATCAACAGGTGCCCGCTCCGCAGGCACAGCTCCAGCTGCAGCGGATTTTCCTGCAGCCACCGCAGCCCCAGACGCCCACCATTTATGCTGAGCAGCAGCCTGGTCCACTCTATG CGTATCCGctgcagcatcagcaacagcaacagcatcagcatcagcagcaacaccacTTGAaacagtcgcagcagcagcagcagcaacacaagtacacaccagcagcaccaacagcagcgacaacatcaacaaccagctcaacagcaacagcagcagcaactacatcagcagcaacatccgaggcagcagcagcagccactgcaACACGACAGCAACACTTGCCCGTGGTTCACTACAATCCCCTTTACGTACAAGCCCCCGCggagcatcagcagcaacaacatcaatTTTCCATATTGCCACGTTTCAGCAATAATAACCCAAAGGGCTATGAAGCAGCCGGTCCAGCTCCGGCTTCGATCCCCATACACATTGTCAGATTGTCGCCAGGTAATGGGCCGCCAATCCACCATTACCATCACtaccagccagcagcagccctGCTGCATCCGTTTCaataccaccaccacccagccccgcagcagcagcagcagcaacaataccTATCAACGTATGCTGAAGATGGTCCTAAGACAGGTTCACCTTCTGGGTCAGGCACCACCTTGGCTGGACCTACTCCCGCATCGGGCATGACCGGTGCCTCGCCGGCTATTATACCGTATTTCAGTCATCCGGGTGCCGTGCATTATGGCACGCATTTGTATCACCCGGGAGCAGCCACAGCGGTGGGTGCAGCCGGAGTGGCATCGGGATCTGGAGTGGGGGGAGGAGCAGCATCAAGCCCGAAGCAACAGTCGACCGCAACAAGTGGGGGACAGCTGCCAGGTGGCAGCAACAATATTGTGAAATATCCCTAA
- the LOC108080021 gene encoding decapping and exoribonuclease protein Rai1-like isoform X3 gives MELTDIRLRSIVQFDPIKKSFEQSQNLKYFRQPNDLEYPLDLNRGYDEFTHRCGVFPDPFDQVQHYLMHVDQTKQVLQQTDFILHRHTLRIFIDASPVVPRAYRFQAFRFKGCIFIKLLDDMDNEAVLRHSYAFKARQYLLTERLGEDPDTDTPIDQRMQQYGMFSAKIGQFRLLYTGEVTGLSNTEPLGDLTDQQELDKCRQTNIRVVREQISWRSTFRYDVWVRQAYLSGVHQLVVASFDDHGQVVRPIEVESMETLLKQSDRLNIGNRVQRIHQFLEMISQKLEDLDNPAVSVRFQLIGENLVFEEALDTEFIDYVNQL, from the exons ATGGAGTTGACTGACATTCGTCTGCGCAGCATTGTGCAGTTCGATCCGATCAAAAAGTCATTCGAGCAGAGCCAAAACCTTAAGTACTTCCGGCAGCCAAACGATTTGGAGTACCCGCTTGATCTAAACCGGGGCTATGACGAGTTTACCCATCGATGCGGCGTCTTTCCCGACCCATTCGACCAGGTGCAGCACTACCTAATGCATGTGGATCAAACGAAGCAGGTGCTGCAGCAGACTGACTTCATTCTCCATCGGCATACACTCAGAATATTCATAGATGCCTCACCTGTGGTGCCCAGGGCCTATCGCTTTCAGGCCTTTCGTTTTAAGGGCtgcatttttataaagttaCTTGACGATATGGATAATGAAGCGGTATTACGGCATTCCTATGCCTTCAAGGCACGCCAGTATCTACTGACAG AGCGTCTGGGGGAGGATCCCGACACGGACACACCAATTGATCAAAGGATGCAGCAGTATGGCATGTTCTCCGCCAAAATCGGCCAGTTCCGGCTGCTATACACTGGCGAGGTCACGGGCCTGTCCAACACCGAACCTCTTGGTGATCT TACCGATCAACAAGAGTTGGACAAGTGTCGCCAGACTAACATACGGGTCGTTAGGGAGCAGATTTCCTGGCGCTCTACCTTTCGTTACGACGTTTGGGTTAGACAGGCCTATTTGAGCGGCGTCCATCAACTGGTTGTGGCCAGCTTCGATGACCACGGACAGGTGGTGCGGCCAATCGAAGTGGAATCTATGGAAACCCTGCTTAAG CAGAGCGATAGACTAAACATCGGGAACCGCGTCCAGCGTATACACCAGTTCCTGGAGATGATCAGTCAGAAGCTGGAGGATCTCGACAATCCGGCTGTGAGCGTTAGGTTCCAACTTATCGGCGAGAACCTGGTCTTCGAGGAGGCCCTCGACACCGAGTTTATTGATTATGTAAATCAACTATAG
- the LOC108079999 gene encoding odorant receptor 19a-like: MAASEQLEEVEVDSTRALIHHWRVFRISGLHPPDGNTWWGRHYRIYSAVWNLIFHICLSVSFGVNFLLSNSLETFCESLCVAMPHTLYMLKMVNVERMRPQMLHSHRVLRCLDKRLSSEQERSIIREGVARAEYINVQTGRGFASVVIIGILYIAMSSERTLMYPSWVPWNWQSGSTSVFLATVIAHTLALGENAMTVHNLSIYPGTYLILLSVHTKALALRVSRLGHDSHQTREETHQLLIGCIRDHQTILQLFQLLERSLSMTCFLQFFCTACIQCTICYFLIFERIGMMRFLNLVALLGGLTTETLLLCYTAELVCQEGDNLLAAGYNCNWLEQSVHFRRMLVLMLLRCQKPLILVAGIVVPVRMRTFLVVCKGAYTMLTLLNEMRKSEY, encoded by the exons ATGGCAGCCTCGGAGCAACTGGAAGAAGTAGAAGTGGATTCAACGAGAGCACTGATCCACCATTGGCGCGTTTTTAGGATTTCTGGCCTGCATCCACCGGACGGTAACACCTGGTGGGGGCGACATTATCGCATCTATTCCGCCGTGTGGAACCTCATCTTTCACATCTGCCTTTCCGTGTCGTTCGGTGTAAACTTTCTGCTATCCAACTCTCTGGAAACCTTCTGCGAGAGCCTCTGCGTGGCCATGCCGCACACGCTCTACATGCTCAAGATGGTCAATGTGGAAAGGATGCGACCGCAGATGCTGCACAGCCACCGGGTGCTCCGTTGCCTGGACAAACGCTTGAGCTCAGAACAGGAGCGTAGCATCATCCGCGAGGGCGTTGCCCGGGCAGAATACATCAATGTGCAGACTGGACGCGGATTTGCTAGTGTAGTTATCATTGGCATCCTCTACATTGCCATGTCCAGCGAGCGGACGTTGATGTATCCATCTTGGGTACCATGGAACTGGCAGAGCGGCTCCACCTCGGTTTTCTTGGCCACCGTCATTGCGCACACATTAGCCCTCGGGGAGAACGCCATGACGGTGCACAACCTGAGCATCTATCCGGGCACATACCTCATCCTGCTCAGTGTCCACACCAAGGCGCTGGCCTTGCGCGTCTCTCGCCTGGGCCACGATAGCCACCAGACACGGGAAGAGACTCACCAGCTGCTGATTGGCTGCATCCGGGACCACCAGACGATTCTGCA GCTGTTCCAGCTGCTAGAGCGATCGCTGTCGATGACCTGTTTCCTACAGTTCTTCTGCACGGCCTGCATCCAGTGCACCATATGCTACTTCCTGATCTTCGAGCGGATCGGGATGATGCGGTTTCTGAATCTGGTGGCTCTGCTGGGGGGCCTGACCACCGAGACCCTGCTTCTCTGCTATACCGCGGAGTTGGTGTGCCAGGAGGGGGACAACCTTCTGGCGGCCGGCTACAATTGCAACTGGCTGGAGCAGTCCGTCCATTTCCGGCGAATGCTCGTCCTCATGCTGCTGCGATGCCAGAAGCCGTTGATCCTGGTCGCCGGCATTGTGGTGCCGGTGCGCATGAGGACATTTCTGGTG GTCTGCAAGGGAGCCTACACCATGCTCACGCTACTTAACGAAATGCGCAAATCGGAATACTAG
- the LOC108080068 gene encoding uncharacterized protein: MKLLLLVCLILAALLLGDARPSEVDSPEPDANELDNGEEAVAKPPGIVSIKVRHVQADPLLCQQLSRYHPHHPQCHGYCKRQGHWIGQCKKNSCHCFS, translated from the coding sequence ATGAAGCTACTGCTACTGGTCTGCCTAATCCTAGCCGCCTTGCTCCTCGGCGATGCCAGACCCTCCGAGGTGGATAGTCCCGAGCCCGACGCCAACGAACTGGACAATGGGGAAGAGGCCGTGGCCAAGCCGCCGGGCATAGTCTCCATCAAGGTGCGCCACGTTCAGGCGGATCCGCTTCTATGCCAGCAGCTTTCGCGTTACCACCCACACCACCCCCAGTGCCACGGATACTGCAAGCGCCAAGGTCACTGGATTGGCCAGTGCAAGAAGAATAGTTGTCACTGCTTCTCGTAG